A single genomic interval of Prunus dulcis chromosome 5, ALMONDv2, whole genome shotgun sequence harbors:
- the LOC117628455 gene encoding squamosa promoter-binding-like protein 13A, with protein MDWNLKAPSWDLTELEQETFSNLGTVDGSSSFGDHRTIKGNFSVDLKLGQLGDSGNNELVDMLKEAGGPKTTSSPSGPSKRSRAAYSGSQTVSCLVDGCNSDLSVCRDYHRRHKVCELHSKTPQVTINGQKQRFCQQCSRFHSLEEFDEGKRSCRKRLDGHNRRRRKPQPEPLSRPGSFLSSYQGTQLLPFSSSLVYPSTTVVNPTWAGVVKAEADTGLHNQHLQLPLIDKQNMFLGSSTSTSSTYKGGKQFSLFQGSPLHNQTSHHGASVCQPLLNTISFSETGGGAKSKMFCDRLTTQIHDSDCALSLLSSPQTQQTSEIGLRHMVHQPNSISLMQQRLGPGGLHGNNSIEPMDSVLVSNGSEANVHCPGMFHLGSDGSLGNNQQHQHQHQHQAPQTLPFHWQ; from the exons ATGGACTGGAACTTGAAAGCACCTTCTTGGGATTTGACTGAACTAGAACAAGAAACTTTTTCCAACTTAGGCACAGTTGATGGGTCTAGTAGCTTTGGAGATCATAGGACCATCAAAGGCAACTTTTCTGTTGATTTGAAGCTTGGTCAGTTGGGTGATTCAGGTAACAATGAGTTGGTGGATATGTTGAAGGAGGCTGGGGGTCCGAAAACTACATCATCGCCTTCTGGACCATCAAAGAGGTCAAGAGCAGCTTACAGTGGATCTCAGACAGTCTCATGCCTTGTTGATGGCTGCAATTCAGACCTTAGTGTTTGTAGAGATTACCATAGGCGCCATAAAGTCTGTGAGCTCCACTCTAAGACTCCTCAGGTCACAATTAACGGCCAAAAGCAACGATTCTGCCAGCAGTGCAGCAG GTTCCATTCGCTGGAGGAATTTGATGAAGGAAAGAGAAGCTGCAGGAAGCGTCTTGATGGACACAATCGTAGACGAAGGAAGCCCCAACCAGAACCCTTGTCACGTCCAGGAAGTTTTTTGTCCAGTTACCAAG GTACACAATTGCTACCATTCTCCAGTTCACTTGTGTACCCCTCCACCACTGTTGTGAACCCAACCTGGGCTGGAGTTGTCAAAGCTGAGGCCGATACCGGTCTTCATAACCAGCATCTCCAACTGCCATTGATAGATAAACAAAACATGTTTCTTGGGTCCTCAACCAGCACCAGCAGCACCTACAAGGGAGGAAAGCAATTCTCACTTTTCCAAGGCTCCCCACTCCACAACCAAACATCTCATCATGGAGCATCTGTCTGCCAGCCCCTTCTGAATACCATTTCATTCTCAGAAACTGGTGGTGGGGCAAAGAGCAAAATGTTTTGTGACAGGCTAACAACTCAAATCCACGATTCGGAttgtgctctctctcttctgtcaTCACCACAGACACAGCAGACATCTGAAATAGGTTTGAGACACATGGTGCACCAGCCTAATTCAATATCTCTGATGCAACAACGATTAGGCCCCGGAGGCCTTCATGGGAACAACAGTATAGAGCCCATGGATTCAGTTCTGGTCTCCAATGGAAGTGAAGCAAATGTTCATTGCCCCGGAATGTTTCACCTAGGCTCTGATGGGTCCCTGGGGAACAATCAACAACATCAACATCAACATCAACATCAAGCCCCTCAAACACTTCCCTTCCATTGGCAGTAG